One window of the Mycobacterium xenopi genome contains the following:
- a CDS encoding STAS domain-containing protein, which yields MSDSPTDLATTAAATQAAGISSEGLLPQLVQHLRQNRTALREEWARRITEAELLTAMTPEELFSEATAVYDNYVEVLETGSVEALQAYARDLSERIIPRGVETDEVVGIVLLLRDVLARSLFEKYQSDFDLLNRVLDAYEPAANRIANTVAVSFVQERERIIRQQQEAIRELSTPVLQVREQLLILPIIGVLDSQRARQLTEQLLRAIRNNRAKVVVIDITGVPTIDSTVANHLVQTVDASGLMGASVIITGLSSEIALTLVTIGLDLSKMNAVGDLQGGIEEAERLLGYEVTRTGEQSG from the coding sequence ATGTCTGATTCTCCGACAGACTTGGCGACCACCGCCGCCGCCACCCAGGCAGCCGGTATCTCCAGCGAGGGTCTGCTGCCACAGCTGGTCCAGCACTTGCGCCAAAACCGAACCGCGCTACGCGAAGAGTGGGCGCGCCGGATCACCGAGGCCGAACTGCTCACCGCGATGACGCCGGAGGAGCTGTTCTCGGAAGCCACCGCCGTCTACGACAACTACGTCGAGGTGCTCGAGACCGGAAGCGTCGAAGCGCTGCAGGCCTACGCCCGCGACCTGTCCGAGCGGATCATCCCGCGGGGCGTGGAGACCGACGAAGTCGTCGGCATCGTGCTGCTATTGCGTGACGTGCTCGCGCGCTCGCTGTTCGAGAAATACCAATCGGACTTCGACCTGCTCAACCGGGTGCTCGACGCCTACGAGCCGGCCGCCAACCGCATCGCCAACACGGTGGCGGTCAGCTTCGTGCAGGAACGCGAGCGGATCATCCGCCAGCAGCAGGAGGCGATCCGCGAGCTGTCCACCCCGGTGCTCCAAGTCCGCGAGCAACTGCTGATCCTGCCGATCATCGGTGTTCTCGACAGCCAGCGCGCCCGGCAACTCACCGAACAGCTGTTGCGGGCCATTCGCAACAACCGCGCCAAGGTCGTGGTCATCGACATCACCGGTGTGCCGACCATCGACTCCACCGTGGCCAATCACCTGGTGCAGACCGTCGACGCGTCGGGGCTGATGGGTGCGAGCGTGATCATCACCGGGCTTTCGTCGGAGATCGCGCTGACGTTGGTGACGATCGGGCTAGACCTGTCGAAGATGAACGCGGTCGGCGACCTGCAGGGCGGTATCGAGGAGGCGGAACGCCTGCTGGGCTACGAAGTGACCCGCACCGGCGAACAGAGCGGATAA
- a CDS encoding STAS domain-containing protein, translating to MSATDPISISIGNRDGVVVLAVAGEVDLVTIPALEDAISSVIADNPAGLVIDLTAVEFLASAGLRLLAATHEEVSKSAPFAVVARGPATRRPIQLTGLDEAFPLYQTLEDALTDVRDGKLKR from the coding sequence TTGTCTGCTACGGATCCGATCTCCATCTCGATTGGGAATCGCGACGGCGTCGTCGTGCTCGCTGTGGCCGGTGAAGTCGATCTGGTCACCATCCCCGCCCTGGAAGACGCCATCAGTAGTGTGATCGCCGACAATCCGGCGGGACTGGTCATCGACCTCACCGCGGTCGAATTCCTGGCGTCGGCCGGCCTTCGGCTACTGGCCGCCACCCATGAGGAAGTCAGCAAATCAGCGCCGTTCGCGGTCGTGGCCCGCGGCCCGGCGACCAGGCGGCCGATTCAGCTGACCGGACTCGACGAGGCTTTTCCGCTGTACCAGACGCTGGAGGACGCGTTAACCGACGTGCGCGACGGCAAGCTCAAACGCTGA
- a CDS encoding Ku protein: protein MRSIWKGSIAFGLVNVPVKVYSATEDHDIKFHQVHAKDNGRIRYQRVCEVCGEVVEYRDVARAYESDDGQMVVITDEDLATLPEERSREIEVLEFVPAGDLDPMMYDRSYFLEPDSKTTKSYVLLAKTLAETDRVAIAHFTLRNKTRLAALRVKDFSKREVMVVHTLLWPDEIRDPDFPVLDKKVEIKPAELKMAGQVVESMAVDFNPDRYHDDYQEQLRELVEAKLQGGQAFTAEEQPTELDETEDVSDLLAKLEASVKARSGDGKPPAEKTAAKKAPAKKAAKTTAKKAPAKKAPAKKPRAKAGTRS, encoded by the coding sequence TCCCTGTCAAGGTGTACAGCGCCACCGAGGACCACGACATCAAGTTCCATCAGGTGCACGCCAAGGACAACGGACGGATCCGCTACCAGCGGGTGTGCGAAGTGTGCGGTGAAGTCGTCGAGTACCGCGATGTGGCGAGGGCATACGAATCCGACGACGGCCAGATGGTGGTGATCACCGACGAAGATCTCGCGACGCTGCCGGAAGAGCGCAGCCGAGAAATCGAAGTGCTCGAATTCGTCCCAGCCGGCGATCTCGACCCGATGATGTATGACCGCAGCTATTTTTTGGAACCAGACTCGAAAACCACGAAATCCTATGTGCTGCTGGCGAAAACACTCGCCGAGACCGATCGGGTAGCGATCGCGCACTTCACGCTGCGCAACAAGACACGCCTTGCGGCGTTGCGGGTCAAGGACTTCAGCAAGCGTGAGGTGATGGTTGTCCACACGTTGTTGTGGCCCGACGAGATCCGTGACCCCGACTTCCCGGTGCTCGACAAGAAGGTCGAAATCAAACCCGCGGAGCTCAAAATGGCGGGACAGGTGGTCGAGTCGATGGCCGTGGATTTCAATCCCGACCGCTACCACGACGACTACCAGGAGCAGCTGCGCGAGCTAGTCGAAGCCAAACTGCAAGGCGGCCAAGCGTTTACAGCTGAAGAGCAGCCGACCGAACTAGACGAGACCGAAGACGTATCCGATCTGCTGGCCAAGCTGGAAGCCAGTGTGAAGGCGCGTTCCGGCGACGGAAAACCACCCGCGGAAAAGACGGCCGCCAAGAAGGCCCCGGCGAAGAAGGCCGCCAAGACGACGGCCAAAAAAGCGCCTGCCAAGAAGGCACCGGCGAAAAAGCCGCGCGCCAAAGCTGGAACTCGGTCCTAG